Proteins from a genomic interval of Clostridium sp. M62/1:
- a CDS encoding TspO/MBR family protein: MNSKKSPSSFSPLAAAVFTLFPLLWGFLSSRASGDIPSVYASLHQPPLSPPGAVFPVVWTLLYLLMGFGFYLVIREGIKKGADLRPASASYLFQLLLNLLWPIVFFRLGLRFGGTVLAVLLAAAVLQMIREFGSISQRAALLQLPYLLWCLFASYLSAGTAVLNLGWI; the protein is encoded by the coding sequence ATGAATTCTAAAAAATCTCCCTCCTCCTTTTCGCCTCTGGCCGCGGCAGTCTTTACCCTCTTTCCGCTCTTATGGGGCTTTCTGTCCTCTCGGGCCTCCGGGGACATCCCCTCGGTGTACGCCTCTCTCCATCAGCCTCCCTTGAGCCCTCCCGGGGCCGTCTTCCCGGTGGTATGGACCCTCTTATATCTTCTCATGGGTTTTGGCTTTTATCTGGTCATCCGTGAGGGGATCAAAAAAGGGGCAGACCTGAGGCCTGCCTCTGCTTCCTACCTGTTTCAGCTCCTTTTGAACCTTCTCTGGCCCATCGTCTTTTTCCGGCTCGGGCTTCGCTTCGGGGGAACGGTTCTGGCTGTTCTTCTGGCAGCGGCCGTGCTCCAGATGATCCGGGAATTTGGAAGCATCAGCCAAAGAGCTGCCCTCCTTCAGCTTCCCTATCTTCTCTGGTGTCTGTTCGCCTCCTATTTAAGCGCCGGCACTGCAGTCTTAAATCTGGGCTGGATTTGA
- a CDS encoding DUF6602 domain-containing protein: MDGTRIRTFVENEAEAMLKTYRQFQVLIPADGREGAAHTGEDGMYVEALLKSYIQKFLPAGLEVMTGFILRPAVKTGSGKKERAGDRDAHSSQLDLIIFDSASYPVFLRMGDHAIVPPEGVIGVISVKKNLYFSQFEQEINALKQAGRLCTGKNALDQEVKGPFLALAAMDTKESDTAARQGEKVFASLDRIFCQEGKNRYDWFPGYIGVLSRWSVCKSGPKREQPGKKTKNRLIISSLSTENMKIIWDFRRLSQVFCPCITTGQEEMKRDLALNTLPREEVMIKSWAPFPM; this comes from the coding sequence ATGGACGGGACAAGGATCAGAACCTTCGTAGAAAACGAGGCGGAAGCGATGCTTAAAACTTACAGGCAGTTTCAGGTTCTCATACCTGCAGATGGGAGGGAAGGGGCCGCTCACACCGGTGAAGACGGGATGTATGTGGAAGCGCTGCTCAAAAGTTATATTCAGAAATTTCTTCCGGCAGGTCTGGAGGTGATGACTGGTTTCATCCTTCGGCCTGCGGTCAAGACCGGGAGCGGGAAAAAGGAGCGGGCAGGGGACAGGGATGCTCACTCCTCCCAGCTGGATCTGATTATCTTTGATTCTGCATCCTATCCTGTATTTCTGAGAATGGGAGATCATGCGATTGTTCCGCCGGAAGGAGTTATCGGCGTAATTTCAGTAAAAAAGAATCTGTACTTTTCTCAGTTTGAGCAGGAGATCAATGCTCTTAAACAGGCGGGGAGACTGTGCACGGGGAAAAATGCTTTGGATCAGGAGGTTAAGGGCCCCTTTTTAGCGCTGGCTGCCATGGATACAAAGGAAAGTGATACAGCGGCGCGCCAGGGAGAAAAAGTGTTTGCCAGTCTGGACAGGATATTCTGTCAGGAAGGAAAAAACCGTTATGACTGGTTTCCCGGATACATAGGAGTGCTGAGCCGGTGGTCTGTCTGCAAATCCGGCCCCAAAAGAGAGCAGCCCGGAAAAAAGACAAAAAACAGGCTGATTATTTCCTCTTTGAGCACAGAGAACATGAAAATTATCTGGGATTTCAGAAGATTATCGCAGGTCTTTTGTCCGTGTATTACGACAGGACAAGAGGAAATGAAAAGAGACTTGGCTTTGAATACTTTGCCTCGGGAAGAGGTTATGATAAAAAGCTGGGCTCCATTCCCTATGTGA
- a CDS encoding dihydrofolate reductase family protein: MERPYTICHILSALDGKITGPFMGMPEVSAVSGEYARIRDEYHADAWLYGTKTTKEFTDFQKPVLDEGKTDVPEGDFIAGAHESLYYVSIDTLGEIAWSSGTFRKSGRPDAHVIEVLTEQTPTAYRGYLRRQGISYIIAGKEELDCRTAVKKLYEFFGIKTMLICGGGMINWTFLQQGVVDEFSLLLAPVADGSPDTVSVFEQAPALSESVPVGFRLKKAEVLRGDGVRLLYTAAGREP; encoded by the coding sequence ATGGAACGGCCTTATACCATATGCCATATTTTAAGTGCCCTCGACGGCAAGATTACAGGCCCCTTTATGGGGATGCCGGAAGTGTCGGCAGTCAGCGGAGAGTACGCGAGGATTCGGGATGAATACCATGCAGATGCATGGCTCTACGGCACGAAAACCACGAAGGAATTTACAGATTTTCAGAAGCCGGTGCTGGATGAAGGCAAAACGGATGTCCCGGAGGGAGATTTCATTGCCGGGGCCCATGAGTCGCTTTACTATGTTTCCATCGATACACTGGGAGAAATTGCATGGTCCTCGGGAACCTTCAGGAAAAGCGGAAGGCCTGATGCCCACGTAATCGAGGTTCTGACAGAGCAGACGCCGACGGCCTACCGCGGGTACCTGCGCCGGCAGGGCATATCTTATATCATTGCCGGGAAGGAGGAGCTGGACTGCCGGACTGCCGTTAAAAAGCTGTATGAGTTCTTCGGGATTAAAACCATGCTGATCTGCGGCGGCGGAATGATCAACTGGACATTCCTGCAGCAGGGTGTGGTGGATGAATTCAGTCTGCTGCTGGCTCCTGTGGCCGATGGAAGTCCGGATACTGTATCGGTGTTTGAGCAGGCGCCTGCTCTGTCTGAGAGCGTGCCGGTGGGATTTCGTCTTAAAAAGGCTGAGGTGCTCAGGGGGGACGGAGTCCGGCTCCTCTATACAGCAGCCGGGAGGGAGCCGTAA
- a CDS encoding reverse transcriptase family protein, giving the protein MKKIYGWDYYCERILRKSQLFIENSLAEKENSYIVFDIRDRGKERTICQVDKTSGLYQLQNNLNRNLLAKIPLSKAAAGFVRGLSYQDYLRSHCGKKFHMRLDIHHFFDHVTEEQVIKSLEEFVQDEKIRENIGEITTFNGKLPQGAVTSPAVSNIVFRRIDQRILKYCQSVRKVREGKKFYQEDLIYTRYADDMMFSSDYLDFRRDLFVYRMIKHILKENGFSLNVKKTYMAEGEISLSGFVVGGEENGCSVRPSRKRLREINRILAYFDARRELDGCPYEADIKKLRDPRVIDNVNLMFPDGSVARFSNKKSLINYLCGYRAFLITFLKGENGQGSSQRALQGKIRNLEKLIDQCQRWWFHIE; this is encoded by the coding sequence ATGAAGAAGATTTATGGATGGGATTATTACTGCGAAAGGATCCTGCGAAAGAGCCAGCTGTTTATTGAGAACAGTCTGGCAGAAAAGGAAAACAGCTATATCGTCTTTGACATCAGAGACAGGGGAAAAGAGAGGACTATCTGCCAGGTGGACAAGACCAGCGGATTATATCAGCTTCAGAACAATCTGAACAGAAATCTGCTTGCGAAAATTCCGCTTTCCAAGGCAGCGGCAGGCTTTGTCAGGGGGCTGAGCTACCAGGATTACCTGAGATCTCACTGCGGAAAGAAGTTCCATATGCGCCTGGATATACACCATTTTTTTGATCATGTGACAGAAGAACAGGTGATAAAAAGCCTGGAGGAATTTGTCCAGGATGAGAAAATCAGAGAAAATATCGGGGAGATTACGACTTTTAATGGGAAACTCCCCCAGGGAGCTGTCACTTCCCCTGCTGTGTCAAATATTGTTTTCAGAAGGATCGATCAGCGTATTTTAAAGTACTGCCAGTCTGTGAGGAAGGTCAGGGAAGGAAAAAAATTTTATCAGGAGGATCTGATCTATACCAGATACGCAGATGATATGATGTTTTCCAGTGACTATCTGGACTTCAGAAGGGATTTGTTCGTGTACAGGATGATCAAGCATATTCTCAAAGAAAATGGTTTTTCTCTCAATGTAAAGAAAACCTATATGGCAGAAGGTGAGATTTCATTGTCAGGGTTTGTGGTGGGAGGAGAGGAAAATGGCTGTTCTGTCAGGCCTTCCAGAAAGCGGCTGAGAGAGATTAACAGGATTCTCGCTTATTTCGATGCAAGGAGGGAGCTGGACGGCTGCCCCTATGAGGCAGACATAAAAAAGCTGCGAGATCCCAGAGTGATCGATAACGTGAATTTAATGTTTCCAGATGGCTCTGTTGCCAGGTTCAGCAATAAAAAATCTCTGATCAATTATCTGTGCGGCTACAGAGCCTTTCTGATCACCTTCCTGAAAGGGGAAAATGGACAGGGTTCTTCCCAGAGAGCCCTGCAGGGAAAGATCAGGAATCTGGAAAAACTCATCGACCAGTGCCAGAGATGGTGGTTCCACATTGAGTAG
- a CDS encoding methylated-DNA--[protein]-cysteine S-methyltransferase: protein MSEKNGNKKDRAVTEKVNANQMKEHQTKAEQISTEYRAVYHSPVGLLTLTASGDALKSLAFEKERYPRIPEKGTRITVVQEPSGVLAEAFRWLDLYFSGQDPDFTPPLAPEGSEFRRLVWEELLKIPYGKTVTYGAIAGAVAEKKGLKRMSAQAVGGAVGHNPIGIIIPCHRVVGSGGNLTGFGGGIQAKTELLRLEGADMKSFYVPKKGTAL from the coding sequence ATGTCTGAAAAGAACGGGAACAAAAAGGACAGGGCGGTCACAGAGAAAGTGAATGCGAACCAGATGAAAGAACACCAGACAAAAGCAGAGCAGATAAGCACAGAGTACCGGGCAGTGTATCACTCTCCGGTGGGACTCCTCACGCTGACAGCCAGTGGCGATGCCCTGAAAAGCCTTGCCTTTGAGAAGGAGCGGTATCCCAGGATTCCTGAAAAGGGAACCCGGATCACTGTGGTTCAGGAGCCCTCCGGCGTTCTGGCAGAGGCGTTTCGGTGGCTGGATCTCTACTTTTCCGGCCAAGACCCTGATTTTACTCCCCCCCTTGCACCGGAGGGAAGTGAATTCCGCCGCCTGGTGTGGGAGGAGCTTCTGAAAATCCCATACGGCAAGACCGTCACCTACGGAGCCATTGCCGGGGCAGTGGCAGAGAAGAAAGGGCTTAAGCGCATGTCCGCCCAGGCGGTGGGAGGGGCAGTAGGACATAATCCCATCGGCATTATCATTCCCTGCCACCGCGTGGTGGGCTCCGGCGGAAACCTGACGGGGTTTGGCGGCGGAATCCAGGCAAAGACGGAGCTTTTAAGGCTGGAGGGCGCTGATATGAAGTCCTTCTATGTGCCAAAGAAGGGGACAGCGCTGTAG
- a CDS encoding DUF4405 domain-containing protein encodes MKSKMIIRLSIDFAMTVLLLLLMARQLTGEAAHEWLGAGMFALWILHHILNFKWYSHIGKGKYTPPRMFQLAVNLLLFISMAGMMISAVILSREVFRFLPISGGISLARSMHILCAFWSFVLMALHLGLHWNMILGHIGRAAGLVLPRPARTALGIAGAAAAVYGLYAF; translated from the coding sequence ATGAAATCAAAAATGATTATCAGGCTCAGTATTGACTTTGCCATGACAGTTCTCCTTCTGCTGCTGATGGCCAGACAGCTCACAGGAGAGGCTGCCCACGAATGGCTGGGAGCGGGAATGTTTGCGCTGTGGATCCTGCACCACATCCTGAACTTTAAATGGTACAGTCACATAGGGAAAGGGAAATATACGCCGCCCCGCATGTTCCAGCTGGCCGTCAACCTGCTGTTGTTCATTTCCATGGCTGGCATGATGATCAGCGCAGTGATTCTTTCCAGGGAAGTATTTCGCTTTTTGCCGATTTCTGGAGGAATATCACTGGCGCGGTCTATGCATATCCTGTGTGCCTTCTGGAGCTTTGTGCTGATGGCGCTGCATCTGGGGCTTCACTGGAACATGATTCTGGGACATATCGGAAGGGCGGCCGGTCTGGTTCTCCCAAGGCCTGCCCGGACGGCCCTGGGTATCGCCGGCGCAGCAGCAGCCGTGTATGGACTGTACGCGTTTTAA
- a CDS encoding flavodoxin: MKRLQVIFLFSVLVFVLTACGSEQKSADTVSDDSGSQAAEKGASAGSILIAYFSVPETDGVDAVAGASRVVADGEVLGNNQYVAQLIQQEVGGELYRIETVQEYPGSHDPLLDFACEEKAEQARPKLAGQIEDLDSYDTIFLGYPNWNADLPMPLYTFLEEYDFGGKTIIPFTVHGGSGFSRTIDTISELQPDAKVVEDGLSISRNSVSEAQDAVTEWIAGLGL, translated from the coding sequence ATGAAACGACTGCAGGTTATTTTTCTCTTTTCGGTTCTGGTTTTTGTTCTGACAGCCTGCGGCTCAGAGCAGAAATCAGCAGACACGGTATCGGATGATTCCGGCAGCCAGGCGGCAGAGAAAGGCGCTTCTGCCGGCTCAATTTTGATTGCCTATTTCTCCGTGCCGGAAACAGACGGTGTGGATGCCGTGGCCGGAGCCAGCCGGGTTGTGGCTGACGGAGAGGTATTGGGAAACAACCAGTATGTGGCACAGCTGATTCAGCAGGAGGTTGGCGGTGAGCTGTACCGCATTGAGACGGTGCAGGAATATCCGGGCAGCCACGATCCGCTCCTGGACTTTGCCTGTGAGGAGAAGGCAGAGCAGGCCAGGCCAAAGCTTGCCGGTCAGATTGAAGATTTAGACAGCTATGACACGATTTTTCTCGGATACCCCAACTGGAACGCCGATCTTCCCATGCCGCTGTATACCTTCCTGGAGGAATACGATTTTGGCGGGAAGACTATCATCCCCTTTACCGTTCACGGAGGCAGCGGCTTTTCCAGAACCATTGATACCATTTCTGAGCTGCAGCCAGATGCAAAGGTTGTGGAGGACGGCCTTTCCATCTCCCGAAACAGCGTTTCTGAGGCGCAGGATGCTGTGACAGAATGGATTGCCGGTCTGGGACTCTGA
- a CDS encoding YHYH domain-containing protein translates to MKKKKAAVFLTALALCTWAPQTVVGTSGLIVAEAHSGRTDAYGGHRDNKNKSGLGNYHYHCGGHPAHLHTNGVCPYSGGFVSSGSGSTGSGSTGTGAGIPAQEPATPAVPEHIDRIFDAVYYADHNEDLYGAFGYNQEDLLNHFLTSGMKEGRVASEAFNISVYKENNADLVQAFGDNLPAYYEHYMNFGYDENRICH, encoded by the coding sequence ATGAAAAAGAAAAAAGCAGCAGTATTTCTGACCGCGCTGGCGTTATGCACATGGGCGCCCCAGACCGTTGTGGGAACCTCCGGCCTGATTGTGGCGGAGGCCCACAGCGGGCGCACCGACGCATACGGAGGACACAGGGACAATAAAAACAAAAGCGGATTGGGAAATTATCACTATCACTGCGGCGGTCATCCGGCTCACCTGCATACAAACGGTGTCTGCCCGTACAGCGGCGGCTTCGTTAGCAGTGGCTCTGGCAGCACCGGCTCCGGCAGCACTGGAACTGGGGCAGGTATTCCGGCACAGGAGCCGGCTACACCAGCTGTCCCTGAGCATATAGACAGAATCTTTGACGCTGTATATTATGCCGATCACAATGAAGATTTGTACGGGGCATTCGGATATAACCAGGAGGACCTTCTGAATCACTTCTTGACATCAGGAATGAAGGAGGGGCGTGTGGCCTCAGAAGCCTTTAATATAAGCGTATACAAAGAAAATAATGCAGATCTGGTGCAGGCCTTTGGAGACAACTTGCCTGCTTACTACGAACATTACATGAATTTCGGATACGATGAAAACCGTATCTGCCATTAA
- a CDS encoding retron Eco8 family effector endonuclease, which yields MSLVEISIKNYKSISSCVFRLNGVTALLGENGTGKSNILSAVRYFYDNLISRSESDEIFDHNNRLNNRVEIALTYDLGRLKQYARVNLRNEETRYASYYEKILGISAEDMMTVRMIKIRDMPVRWSHDADTRKLIAGLFPLYFVDARQIDLVNWEVLWKLVGDLVKPENTVEKELRQELVNAIGEVSGQMKSRLDQIQGGLERKNIKIEPYSRKEFAVALSKLYLSGERYQFDESSLAEFSNGTNAFNFTNLLFHILRLMAETKMKEPLVILDEPEISLHSHMIDELAEIFSQCRYDVRVLLATHSARLIRNILVQEGGENQLYQVYRRGEETKISRFQMFRQDSEMRERYFITDQHASAYFARALFLVEGETELEVFQSRFLKELYPLLGQAELIKGMSDDVVYRIVSPKKRGYRIPVTILMDLDKVYTYPEKLKKKYFHMCRTGENYFFYKKTESRSSSRATLAARRNRIYRMAEKCRFHYIKPFYLAEDENYQEFVSLIQEYFKEYGIFIARTTIEGMLVTAENLPLFLQFLEKRFPVCYHNIIPFYRGLPGEGERLTFVRLLLGGECDYGMNYRGIKKENPAMDEDLKRLMERNLISKTSWAADWLCFYFCRLAGFEDSGPQEQREFFRKMEKEGRREFFRKTFERDFPELGELMHMVCGMSQE from the coding sequence GTGTCTTTAGTTGAGATTTCAATTAAAAATTATAAGTCTATCAGCAGCTGCGTATTCCGCCTGAACGGTGTCACAGCTCTTTTAGGGGAAAACGGAACAGGAAAGAGCAATATCCTCTCCGCTGTCAGGTACTTTTATGATAATCTTATCTCCCGCTCCGAGTCGGATGAGATTTTCGACCACAACAACCGTCTGAATAACCGTGTAGAAATTGCCCTGACCTACGATCTGGGCCGGCTGAAGCAGTACGCCCGGGTCAACCTGAGAAATGAGGAAACAAGGTATGCCAGCTACTATGAAAAGATTCTGGGAATTTCTGCAGAGGATATGATGACTGTGCGGATGATAAAGATCCGGGATATGCCTGTGCGCTGGAGCCATGATGCCGATACCAGAAAGCTGATAGCAGGCCTCTTTCCCCTCTATTTTGTGGATGCGAGACAGATCGATCTGGTGAACTGGGAAGTACTCTGGAAGCTGGTGGGTGATCTTGTAAAGCCGGAAAATACGGTGGAGAAAGAACTTCGCCAGGAGCTGGTAAATGCCATTGGAGAGGTAAGCGGACAGATGAAAAGCCGGCTGGATCAGATACAGGGCGGGCTGGAGAGGAAGAACATTAAAATTGAGCCCTACTCCAGAAAAGAGTTTGCAGTGGCCCTGTCTAAACTGTATCTGTCCGGGGAAAGATATCAGTTTGACGAGAGCAGCCTGGCGGAGTTTTCCAATGGCACCAATGCGTTCAATTTTACGAATCTGCTTTTCCATATCCTGAGGCTGATGGCGGAAACGAAGATGAAGGAACCTTTAGTGATACTGGATGAGCCTGAAATCTCCCTTCACAGTCACATGATCGATGAACTGGCGGAAATTTTCAGCCAGTGCAGGTATGATGTGAGAGTTCTGCTGGCCACCCATTCGGCCAGACTGATCAGAAATATTCTGGTGCAGGAGGGGGGAGAGAACCAGCTCTATCAGGTCTACCGAAGAGGAGAGGAGACGAAAATCTCCCGTTTTCAGATGTTCCGGCAGGACAGTGAAATGAGGGAGCGCTATTTTATCACGGATCAGCATGCCAGTGCATACTTCGCCAGGGCCCTGTTTCTGGTGGAAGGAGAAACGGAGCTGGAGGTATTTCAAAGCCGGTTTTTAAAGGAGCTTTATCCTCTGCTGGGGCAGGCAGAGCTGATCAAAGGCATGAGTGACGACGTGGTGTACCGCATCGTTTCCCCAAAAAAGAGGGGATACCGCATACCGGTAACCATTCTCATGGATCTGGATAAGGTTTACACCTATCCGGAGAAGCTGAAGAAAAAATACTTTCATATGTGCAGGACAGGGGAAAATTATTTTTTCTATAAGAAAACAGAATCCCGCTCCTCGTCCAGGGCTACCCTGGCGGCAAGAAGAAACCGCATATACCGAATGGCGGAAAAATGCCGGTTTCATTACATAAAGCCGTTCTATCTTGCAGAGGATGAAAACTATCAGGAGTTTGTCAGTCTGATTCAGGAATATTTTAAAGAATACGGGATTTTTATTGCCCGCACAACGATTGAGGGAATGCTGGTGACGGCGGAAAATCTTCCTCTGTTCCTGCAGTTTTTGGAGAAGCGTTTTCCGGTGTGCTATCACAATATCATTCCGTTTTACAGGGGCCTTCCGGGAGAGGGAGAGAGGCTCACCTTCGTGCGTCTCCTGCTGGGAGGGGAGTGCGACTATGGAATGAATTACCGGGGGATTAAAAAGGAAAATCCGGCCATGGACGAGGACCTGAAAAGGCTGATGGAGAGAAATCTGATCTCGAAGACCTCCTGGGCAGCCGACTGGCTCTGCTTTTATTTCTGCCGGCTGGCAGGCTTTGAGGATTCTGGTCCGCAGGAGCAGAGAGAATTTTTCAGAAAGATGGAAAAAGAAGGAAGGAGGGAGTTTTTCAGAAAGACCTTTGAGAGAGATTTCCCGGAGTTAGGAGAACTGATGCATATGGTATGCGGGATGAGCCAGGAATAG
- a CDS encoding flavodoxin, whose amino-acid sequence MFRKIACLMMAAVMIFSLSACGKARPEDGEISVSIEETPGGQVPDGQEKDAQEPGTSLDETEAAQQEQTASGTGNTLVVYFSWSGNTEEMASYLAEQAGGELLEIEPAVPYPEDYSECGDVAKNERDEDERPAIENLPESLEQYDTILVGYPIWWHTAPMIIGTFLESYDLTGTDIYPFSQSASMDTEQFENSMDFVRESAGNANVHEGLFAEPSDTEAIDRYLTENGLIQ is encoded by the coding sequence ATGTTCAGAAAAATAGCGTGCCTTATGATGGCCGCCGTGATGATATTCTCTCTGTCTGCCTGCGGGAAAGCCCGGCCAGAGGACGGCGAGATCTCCGTCTCCATAGAAGAGACACCCGGTGGACAGGTGCCTGATGGACAGGAGAAGGATGCGCAGGAACCCGGGACCTCTTTGGATGAAACAGAGGCAGCTCAGCAGGAGCAGACTGCTTCCGGTACAGGAAATACACTGGTCGTGTACTTCTCCTGGTCTGGAAATACAGAAGAAATGGCCTCCTATCTGGCCGAACAGGCGGGGGGAGAGCTGCTGGAGATAGAGCCTGCAGTTCCGTATCCGGAAGACTACAGCGAATGCGGGGATGTTGCCAAAAATGAGCGTGACGAAGATGAGCGTCCTGCCATCGAAAACCTGCCGGAATCCCTGGAGCAGTATGATACCATCCTGGTGGGCTATCCGATCTGGTGGCACACAGCGCCCATGATAATAGGGACATTTTTAGAGAGCTATGATTTGACGGGAACCGATATCTATCCATTCAGCCAGTCAGCATCTATGGACACAGAGCAGTTTGAAAATTCCATGGATTTTGTGCGGGAGAGCGCGGGAAACGCCAATGTCCACGAGGGTCTTTTTGCAGAACCCTCCGACACGGAAGCCATAGACAGGTACCTGACAGAGAATGGGCTCATTCAGTAA
- the xylB gene encoding xylulokinase has product MYFIGIDLGTSAVKLLLMDEEGTVWNTVTEEYPICFPKPGWSEQNPSDWFEKTMAGLKKLTQGIDRSQIRAVSYSGQMHGLVALDEEDRVIRPAILWNDGRTGRETDWLNQEIGKEWLSEQTANIAFAGFTAPKILWMQHHEPELFRRIRKIMLPKDYVNYRLTGQFCTDYSDAAGTLLLDVRNRCWSEEMLRLCGISESILPRLCESFEQTGTLLPEIAAELGFPDTVFAAAGASDNAAAAVGNGIIGTGAEGTGEGTGHSPAAAGGCSLSLGTSGTILIPSSQFCPVPSNALHVFSHADGGWYMMGCMLSAASCWKWWTEQVLHTSDNDTEQAQIESLGHNRVFYLPYLMGERSPHNDPNARAAFIGMDASTTRADMNQAVLEGVLYGLRDSLEIARAQKNAPSFARICGGGAKSPLWKKLAANILGLPVEVPANEEGPAFGAAILAAVAGGAFPSVPAAVEKLCRVKETVLPEKPLVKAYEEGYETFRLLYPALKKVFEK; this is encoded by the coding sequence ATGTATTTTATAGGAATTGATCTGGGAACCTCGGCCGTCAAGCTCCTCTTGATGGACGAGGAAGGAACTGTATGGAACACGGTAACAGAGGAATATCCCATCTGTTTTCCGAAACCGGGCTGGTCAGAGCAGAACCCTTCCGACTGGTTTGAAAAGACCATGGCCGGTTTAAAGAAGCTGACGCAGGGAATTGACAGGTCACAGATCCGGGCAGTCAGCTATTCCGGACAGATGCATGGACTGGTGGCCCTTGACGAGGAAGATCGGGTGATCCGGCCGGCCATCCTGTGGAATGACGGGAGAACCGGCCGTGAGACAGACTGGCTGAATCAGGAGATAGGGAAGGAATGGCTGTCCGAGCAGACGGCCAATATCGCCTTTGCAGGCTTTACCGCCCCGAAAATCCTGTGGATGCAGCACCATGAACCTGAATTGTTCAGACGGATCCGCAAAATCATGCTTCCGAAAGATTATGTAAACTATCGTCTGACGGGACAGTTCTGCACGGACTATTCAGACGCTGCCGGAACCCTTCTTCTGGACGTAAGAAACAGGTGCTGGTCAGAGGAAATGCTCCGTCTGTGCGGCATCAGCGAATCTATCCTGCCCCGTCTCTGTGAGAGCTTTGAGCAGACAGGAACTCTGCTCCCTGAAATCGCAGCAGAACTGGGCTTTCCAGACACAGTCTTCGCTGCTGCCGGAGCCTCTGACAATGCGGCAGCCGCTGTGGGAAACGGGATTATCGGCACAGGCGCAGAGGGAACCGGAGAGGGAACAGGCCACAGCCCGGCTGCTGCCGGCGGATGCAGCCTGTCTCTTGGAACCAGCGGGACCATTCTCATTCCCTCCAGCCAGTTTTGTCCGGTCCCCTCCAATGCCCTTCACGTCTTTTCCCATGCCGACGGGGGCTGGTACATGATGGGCTGCATGCTCAGCGCCGCCTCCTGCTGGAAGTGGTGGACAGAGCAGGTCCTGCACACCAGCGACAATGACACAGAACAGGCTCAGATAGAGTCCCTGGGCCATAACAGGGTTTTCTATCTTCCCTACCTGATGGGAGAGCGATCCCCCCACAATGATCCGAACGCCAGGGCCGCCTTTATCGGAATGGATGCCTCCACCACCAGGGCAGACATGAACCAGGCCGTTTTGGAGGGCGTCCTCTACGGCCTGCGGGATTCCCTGGAAATCGCCAGGGCTCAGAAGAACGCGCCGTCCTTTGCCCGCATCTGCGGAGGCGGCGCCAAGTCTCCTCTCTGGAAGAAACTGGCTGCCAATATCCTGGGCCTTCCGGTGGAAGTGCCGGCCAACGAGGAGGGGCCTGCCTTCGGCGCAGCCATCCTGGCCGCAGTTGCAGGCGGTGCCTTTCCATCTGTTCCTGCAGCCGTGGAGAAGCTCTGCAGGGTAAAGGAGACGGTACTCCCCGAAAAACCTCTTGTGAAAGCCTATGAGGAGGGATATGAAACATTCCGGCTTCTCTATCCGGCCTTAAAGAAGGTATTCGAAAAATAG